The following are from one region of the Bacillus methanolicus MGA3 genome:
- a CDS encoding HD-GYP domain-containing protein, whose product MVKELQEGCILSADVYSKTNCPIMKKNTVLNNELINILKLFLIHDVYVEKTLINGMPFTPIEVLEDLPDSKEKSEQAALRLSDMFLRAVKEYKREFKSWQAGLPINISRIREIILPLIEKAETSISEIFTLHHFSTKDDYIYQHPVAVAILSAFIAKKLNYNKGDIVQIALAGCLADCGMAKLSNAILFKKTSLTVNEFEEIKKHPTLSYKMVQKVSLLRDSTKLAIAQHHERLDGSGYPFGEKGNKIHFFAKIIGTADTFHAMTSERLYRSKQPPFKVLEMMSEDQFGKFDPVILKALMSGIMNFSNGSKVILSDGQVGKILFMDEKAPTRPLIQLLNSNEIIDLGKHRHLFINEVLTEAIR is encoded by the coding sequence ATGGTGAAAGAACTTCAGGAAGGCTGTATCTTGTCTGCGGATGTATACAGTAAAACGAACTGTCCAATCATGAAAAAAAACACTGTCTTAAACAACGAATTAATTAACATTTTAAAATTATTTTTAATTCATGATGTATATGTAGAAAAAACGCTAATAAATGGCATGCCCTTTACACCAATTGAAGTCCTGGAAGATCTGCCTGATTCAAAGGAGAAATCTGAACAAGCGGCATTGCGTTTAAGCGATATGTTTTTAAGGGCCGTAAAAGAGTACAAAAGAGAGTTCAAATCTTGGCAAGCAGGATTGCCGATAAATATTTCACGAATCAGGGAAATCATTTTACCGTTAATTGAAAAAGCGGAAACTTCAATATCTGAAATTTTTACACTTCATCATTTTTCAACAAAAGATGATTATATTTATCAGCACCCCGTGGCTGTTGCAATTTTGTCTGCGTTTATCGCTAAAAAATTGAATTACAATAAGGGGGATATTGTTCAAATTGCTCTTGCAGGATGTTTAGCTGATTGTGGCATGGCGAAATTAAGCAATGCTATTTTATTTAAAAAAACTTCTTTAACGGTCAATGAATTTGAAGAAATAAAAAAACACCCTACACTTAGCTACAAGATGGTTCAAAAAGTTTCTCTATTAAGAGATAGTACAAAATTAGCCATTGCTCAGCATCATGAAAGATTAGACGGAAGCGGTTATCCATTTGGTGAAAAAGGAAATAAAATTCATTTTTTCGCGAAAATTATCGGTACTGCTGATACTTTTCATGCGATGACCTCTGAACGCTTGTACAGAAGCAAACAACCGCCTTTTAAAGTTCTGGAAATGATGTCAGAAGATCAATTTGGGAAATTTGATCCCGTCATATTAAAAGCACTCATGTCAGGGATTATGAATTTTTCAAACGGAAGTAAAGTAATATTATCGGACGGTCAGGTAGGTAAAATTTTATTTATGGATGAAAAAGCTCCGACCCGTCCTTTAATTCAATTATTAAATTCAAATGAAATTATTGATTTAGGAAAGCATCGTCACTTATTTATTAACGAAGTTTTAACTGAAGCCATCCGATAG
- a CDS encoding YaaC family protein translates to MLFSFKDWNNFSYFFSASSTQNFLKKNYIELKIENPEQKSYENCYPFLYYLEHAQVYYEQAAKSPLMIKPVLLFYGLVHLIKACILTTDPNYPETTAVLAHGVSTRKRKKQHYSFFQDEVKFQRSGLFPLMVDKMFHMKHLEGDKATMGDLLKQIPELSDLFTQFKGEETFLKISMQDSHYLIPKKILDSFHMSKNRFIDFYQSRSAVQASFIDREGDFFELVLEMNPSYDPAPIKFNFREGCYSLPLNKSRLFHFPELLIHYLLLYNLSMISRYETEWWSELIKMMPNQDYPLIQSFLNISIEKTPFLIYQFLNSKR, encoded by the coding sequence GTGCTATTTTCTTTTAAAGACTGGAACAATTTTTCATATTTTTTTTCTGCTTCTTCAACGCAGAATTTTTTGAAGAAAAACTACATTGAATTGAAAATTGAAAATCCAGAACAAAAAAGTTATGAGAACTGTTACCCCTTTCTTTATTATTTAGAACATGCCCAAGTTTATTATGAACAAGCAGCTAAATCCCCGCTAATGATCAAGCCGGTTTTATTATTTTATGGACTCGTTCACCTAATAAAGGCGTGTATTTTAACAACGGACCCGAATTATCCTGAAACAACAGCAGTTCTCGCTCATGGAGTATCAACCCGAAAACGGAAGAAACAACATTACAGTTTTTTTCAAGATGAAGTAAAGTTTCAAAGAAGCGGTCTTTTCCCGCTGATGGTTGACAAGATGTTTCACATGAAACATTTGGAAGGCGATAAAGCAACAATGGGAGATTTATTAAAACAAATACCTGAGCTTTCCGATTTGTTCACACAATTTAAAGGGGAGGAAACTTTCTTAAAAATTTCTATGCAAGACAGTCATTATCTTATCCCTAAGAAAATTCTTGACTCTTTTCACATGTCCAAAAATCGATTTATAGATTTTTATCAATCAAGGTCAGCTGTCCAAGCCTCATTTATAGATCGAGAAGGAGATTTTTTCGAGCTAGTGCTTGAGATGAACCCTAGTTATGACCCTGCTCCGATAAAATTCAACTTTCGGGAAGGATGTTATTCTCTTCCGTTGAATAAAAGCCGACTTTTTCATTTTCCTGAACTTCTTATTCACTATTTACTTTTATATAACTTAAGTATGATTTCACGGTATGAAACAGAATGGTGGAGCGAGCTGATCAAAATGATGCCCAATCAAGATTATCCCTTAATCCAATCATTTTTAAATATTTCGATTGAAAAAACACCTTTTTTAATATATCAGTTTTTAAATAGTAAAAGGTGA
- the guaB gene encoding IMP dehydrogenase yields the protein MWENKFVKEGLTFDDVLLIPAKSEVLPRDVNLQVELSEKIKLNIPIISAGMDTVTEAELAIAMARQGGLGIIHKNMSIEQQADQVDKVKRSESGVITDPFFLTPDHQVYDAEHLMGKYRISGVPIVNNEEEQKLVGIITNRDMRFIQDYSMKISDVMTKENLVTAPVGTALAEAEKILQKHKIEKLPLVDEKGVLKGLITIKDIEKVIEFPNSAKDAKGRLLVGAAVGVTKDTMKRVEKLVDANVDVIVVDTAHGHSKGVLDTVKEIRKAYPDLTIIAGNVATAEGTRDLIEAGADIVKVGIGPGSICTTRVVAGVGVPQITAVYDCATEARKYGKAIIADGGIKYSGDIVKALAAGGHAVMLGSLLAGVSESPGETEIYQGRRFKVYRGMGSVAAMEKGSKDRYFQEDNKKFVPEGIEGRVPYKGPLADTIYQLVGGLRAGMGYCGAKNLKDLRENAQFIRMTGAGLRESHPHDVQITKEAPNYSLS from the coding sequence ATGTGGGAAAATAAGTTTGTAAAAGAAGGGTTAACGTTTGATGATGTCCTTTTAATCCCGGCAAAATCTGAAGTGCTTCCTCGTGATGTGAATCTTCAAGTTGAATTGTCGGAGAAAATCAAATTGAATATCCCAATCATCAGTGCTGGCATGGATACGGTAACTGAGGCAGAATTAGCTATTGCCATGGCTCGGCAGGGAGGACTCGGGATTATTCATAAAAACATGTCAATTGAGCAGCAGGCAGATCAGGTAGATAAGGTAAAACGCTCAGAGAGCGGTGTAATAACAGATCCGTTTTTCTTAACTCCTGATCATCAAGTTTACGATGCAGAGCACCTTATGGGTAAATACCGCATTTCCGGAGTTCCGATAGTGAATAATGAAGAAGAACAAAAATTAGTCGGAATTATCACAAACCGTGATATGCGTTTTATCCAAGACTACTCCATGAAAATTTCTGATGTGATGACAAAAGAAAATCTTGTTACGGCACCAGTAGGCACTGCATTAGCCGAAGCTGAAAAAATCCTTCAAAAGCATAAAATTGAAAAGCTCCCACTAGTAGACGAGAAAGGTGTATTAAAAGGCCTTATTACGATAAAAGATATTGAAAAAGTTATTGAGTTTCCTAACTCAGCTAAAGATGCAAAAGGAAGGCTTTTAGTAGGGGCTGCAGTCGGTGTAACGAAGGATACGATGAAGAGGGTTGAAAAACTTGTAGATGCGAATGTTGATGTCATTGTGGTTGACACAGCCCATGGCCATTCTAAAGGTGTATTAGATACTGTAAAAGAGATAAGAAAAGCATATCCTGATTTAACGATCATTGCAGGAAATGTGGCTACTGCAGAAGGAACAAGAGATTTAATTGAAGCCGGAGCTGATATTGTAAAAGTAGGAATTGGGCCAGGCTCTATTTGTACCACTCGTGTAGTGGCAGGTGTCGGTGTACCTCAAATTACAGCTGTGTATGATTGTGCAACAGAAGCAAGAAAATATGGAAAAGCCATTATTGCTGACGGAGGAATTAAATATTCCGGCGACATTGTAAAAGCTCTCGCAGCAGGGGGGCATGCTGTCATGCTTGGAAGCCTCCTTGCCGGTGTTTCTGAAAGCCCTGGGGAAACGGAAATATATCAAGGCCGTCGCTTTAAAGTATACCGAGGAATGGGCTCTGTAGCTGCAATGGAAAAAGGTTCAAAAGACCGATATTTCCAAGAAGATAATAAGAAATTTGTACCGGAAGGAATTGAAGGACGCGTTCCTTACAAAGGACCTCTTGCGGATACGATTTATCAGCTAGTTGGTGGACTTCGGGCTGGCATGGGCTATTGCGGAGCAAAAAATCTAAAAGATTTAAGAGAAAATGCTCAGTTCATCCGTATGACCGGGGCTGGATTAAGAGAGAGCCATCCGCACGATGTTCAAATTACAAAGGAAGCTCCGAATTACTCATTATCTTAA
- a CDS encoding serine hydrolase has protein sequence MMTALLFFAIFSGNNKAEAEAEDALNIHANAAILVDAKTGRVLYQKNADTVLGIASMTKMMTEYILLQAIKEGKVKWDQEYSVSDYVYKLSQNRSLSNVPLRRDGKYKVRELYEAMTIYSANGATAALAEIIAGSEKNFVKMMNEKAKELGLKDYKFVNATGLNNRDLNGQQPTGGPDEENVMSARATAKLAYHLINEFPEVLKTASTPTKKFREGTKDEIKMDNWNWMLPGLVYGYEGMDGLKTGTTDFAGYCFTGTASRDGKRFITVVMNAKDASGKGSYKARFDETRKLLDYAFTNFTEEEIVPKNYQVKGKKTLPVDKGKEDHVKIQTKDAIKMVIKKEEKANFKPVLVIDKKKLDKNGKLMAPIKKGEKVGYLTLESKNGDLGYLTDDGKIKVDVVAAETVEKANWFVLMMRGIGGFFGDVWGSVSSTVKGWF, from the coding sequence ATGATGACTGCTCTGTTGTTCTTTGCCATTTTTTCAGGTAACAACAAAGCAGAAGCAGAAGCAGAAGATGCTTTAAATATTCATGCAAATGCTGCTATTTTAGTAGATGCAAAAACAGGAAGAGTTTTATACCAAAAGAATGCTGACACTGTACTTGGAATTGCCAGCATGACGAAAATGATGACAGAGTATATTCTGCTACAAGCGATAAAAGAAGGAAAGGTTAAATGGGACCAGGAATATTCTGTGAGTGATTATGTATATAAACTTTCTCAGAACCGGTCATTGTCAAATGTTCCTTTACGGCGCGACGGCAAATACAAGGTACGTGAATTATATGAAGCCATGACGATCTATTCTGCGAATGGTGCAACTGCAGCGCTTGCAGAAATCATTGCCGGTTCTGAAAAGAATTTTGTAAAAATGATGAATGAAAAAGCAAAAGAACTTGGTTTGAAAGATTACAAGTTTGTCAACGCTACAGGTTTAAATAACCGTGATTTAAATGGCCAGCAACCTACGGGAGGGCCTGATGAAGAAAATGTTATGTCTGCCCGGGCTACGGCAAAATTGGCTTATCATTTAATTAATGAATTCCCTGAAGTATTAAAAACGGCAAGTACTCCAACTAAGAAATTCAGGGAAGGCACAAAAGATGAAATTAAGATGGATAACTGGAACTGGATGCTTCCTGGCCTTGTGTATGGTTATGAGGGAATGGACGGGCTTAAAACAGGTACGACTGATTTTGCCGGATATTGTTTTACTGGTACGGCAAGCCGTGATGGAAAACGATTCATTACTGTTGTTATGAATGCGAAAGATGCAAGCGGCAAAGGCAGCTATAAAGCACGATTTGATGAAACAAGAAAATTGTTGGATTATGCCTTTACAAATTTTACAGAGGAAGAAATTGTTCCGAAAAATTATCAGGTAAAAGGAAAGAAGACATTGCCGGTTGATAAGGGGAAAGAAGATCACGTTAAAATCCAAACGAAAGATGCAATAAAGATGGTTATAAAAAAAGAGGAAAAAGCAAACTTCAAGCCAGTTTTAGTGATTGACAAAAAGAAATTAGATAAAAATGGAAAATTGATGGCTCCGATTAAAAAAGGGGAGAAAGTCGGTTATCTTACATTAGAGTCTAAAAATGGGGATCTTGGCTATTTAACAGATGATGGAAAGATTAAAGTCGATGTAGTGGCTGCTGAAACAGTTGAAAAAGCAAACTGGTTTGTATTAATGATGCGCGGAATCGGCGGATTTTTTGGAGATGTATGGGGAAGTGTTTCCTCTACAGTCAAGGGTTGGTTTTAA
- the pdxS gene encoding pyridoxal 5'-phosphate synthase lyase subunit PdxS has product MKTGTDRVKRGMAEMQKGGVIMDVVNAEQAKIAEEAGAVAVMALERVPSDIRAAGGVARMADPRIVEEVMNAVSIPVMAKARIGHIVEARVLEAMGVDYIDESEVLTPADEEFHLNKKEFTVPFVCGCRDLGEAARRIGEGASMLRTKGEPGTGNIVEAVRHIRKVNAQVRKVVSMNEDELMTEAKLLGAPYEILLEIKRLGRLPVVNFAAGGVATPADAALMMQLGADGVFVGSGIFKSENPAKFARAIVEATTHYQDYELIAELSKGLGTPMKGIEISTLAPEARMQDRGW; this is encoded by the coding sequence ATGAAAACAGGTACAGATCGAGTCAAACGCGGAATGGCTGAAATGCAAAAAGGCGGCGTCATTATGGACGTTGTAAATGCTGAGCAGGCGAAAATTGCCGAAGAAGCCGGTGCTGTTGCAGTTATGGCTTTAGAACGCGTTCCTTCTGATATCCGTGCGGCAGGCGGTGTAGCAAGAATGGCTGATCCGCGCATTGTAGAGGAAGTTATGAATGCAGTTTCCATCCCTGTAATGGCAAAAGCACGCATCGGACATATTGTTGAAGCACGTGTGCTTGAAGCTATGGGAGTTGACTATATTGATGAAAGTGAAGTGCTTACTCCTGCTGATGAAGAGTTTCATCTAAATAAAAAAGAGTTTACTGTTCCATTTGTTTGCGGCTGCCGTGATCTTGGCGAAGCAGCACGCCGCATTGGGGAAGGGGCTTCCATGCTTCGGACAAAAGGTGAGCCCGGAACAGGAAATATTGTGGAAGCAGTGCGCCACATCCGTAAAGTAAATGCTCAGGTACGCAAAGTTGTCAGCATGAATGAAGACGAGCTTATGACAGAAGCTAAGCTTTTAGGTGCTCCTTATGAAATCCTATTAGAAATCAAGCGACTTGGCCGTCTTCCGGTTGTTAATTTTGCAGCAGGCGGTGTTGCGACTCCTGCTGATGCTGCTTTAATGATGCAGCTCGGCGCAGATGGAGTGTTCGTTGGTTCAGGTATCTTTAAATCAGAAAATCCAGCTAAATTTGCAAGAGCGATTGTAGAAGCAACAACTCATTATCAGGACTATGAGTTGATTGCCGAACTTTCAAAAGGATTGGGAACCCCAATGAAAGGTATTGAAATTTCTACATTAGCACCTGAAGCTCGGATGCAAGACCGAGGCTGGTAA
- the pdxT gene encoding pyridoxal 5'-phosphate synthase glutaminase subunit PdxT has protein sequence MVKIGVLGLQGAVREHVRSIEESGAEAVIIKRKEQLADVDGLILPGGESTTMRRLIDKYGFMDELKEFARQGKPMFGTCAGLILLAKKIVGYDEPHLGVMDVVVERNSFGRQRESFEAELDIAGVAEDFTAVFIRAPHIVEAGENVEILAKHNGRIVAARDGQFLGCSFHPELTDDHRFTQYFINMVKEAKKTQPV, from the coding sequence ATGGTGAAAATTGGTGTTTTAGGCTTGCAAGGCGCTGTTCGTGAACATGTCCGCTCGATTGAAGAATCAGGCGCTGAAGCAGTCATTATTAAACGAAAAGAGCAGCTGGCTGATGTGGATGGGCTTATTCTTCCGGGTGGAGAAAGTACGACAATGCGCCGTTTGATCGATAAGTACGGTTTTATGGATGAATTAAAAGAGTTTGCCCGGCAAGGAAAACCAATGTTCGGAACCTGTGCTGGTTTGATTCTTTTAGCTAAAAAAATTGTTGGTTACGATGAGCCCCATCTGGGAGTTATGGATGTTGTCGTTGAGCGCAATTCTTTCGGCCGCCAGCGCGAGAGTTTTGAAGCTGAACTTGATATAGCTGGTGTCGCAGAAGATTTTACAGCTGTATTTATTCGTGCACCTCATATTGTTGAAGCAGGGGAAAATGTTGAAATTTTAGCTAAGCATAATGGCCGCATTGTAGCGGCAAGGGATGGGCAGTTTCTTGGATGTTCTTTCCACCCAGAGTTAACAGATGATCATCGTTTCACACAATATTTTATTAATATGGTGAAAGAAGCTAAAAAAACTCAACCAGTATAA
- the serS gene encoding serine--tRNA ligase: MLDLKYLRANFAEVKKLLQHRGEDLTDLGKFEELDKKRRELIVESEQLKSKRNEVSQQVAQLKREKQDAEHLIKEMREVGEKIKALDDELRTVEESLEKLLLSIPNIPHESVPVGESEDDNVEVRKWGEVPQFDFEVKPHWEIADQLGILDFERAGKVTGSRFVFYKGLGARLERALFNFMLDLHTEEHGYQEVLPPYLVNRASMTGTGQLPKFEEDAFLIESEDYFLIPTAEVPVTNLHRDEILNVDNLPINYAAFSACFRSEAGSAGRDTRGLIRQHQFNKVELVKFVKPEDSYDELEKLTGHAERVLQLLGLPYRVMSMCTGDLGFTAAKKYDIEVWLPSYNTYREISSCSNFEAFQARRANIRFRREPKSKPEYVHTLNGSGLAIGRTVAAILENYQQEDGTVIIPEVLRPYMGNREVIAPKN, encoded by the coding sequence ATGCTCGATTTAAAATATTTAAGAGCAAATTTTGCGGAAGTAAAAAAATTGCTTCAGCACCGCGGCGAAGATTTAACCGATTTAGGGAAGTTTGAAGAGCTGGATAAAAAACGACGCGAGCTGATTGTTGAAAGTGAACAGCTAAAAAGCAAGCGCAATGAAGTATCACAGCAGGTTGCTCAGCTTAAGCGTGAAAAACAAGATGCCGAACATCTTATTAAAGAGATGAGAGAAGTAGGTGAAAAAATTAAAGCATTAGACGATGAACTTCGAACAGTGGAAGAATCGCTGGAAAAGCTATTATTAAGCATTCCGAATATTCCTCATGAAAGTGTTCCTGTAGGGGAATCAGAAGATGATAATGTAGAAGTTCGAAAATGGGGAGAAGTTCCGCAATTTGATTTTGAAGTGAAACCGCACTGGGAAATTGCCGACCAACTTGGAATCCTTGATTTTGAGCGTGCAGGAAAAGTAACTGGAAGCCGCTTTGTTTTCTATAAAGGATTAGGTGCCCGGCTGGAGCGAGCTTTGTTTAATTTCATGCTTGATCTTCATACAGAAGAACACGGGTATCAAGAAGTTCTTCCACCATATTTAGTCAATCGCGCCAGCATGACAGGAACAGGCCAGCTTCCTAAGTTTGAAGAAGATGCATTCTTAATTGAAAGTGAAGATTATTTCTTAATTCCGACAGCAGAAGTACCTGTAACGAATTTGCATCGCGATGAGATTTTAAATGTTGATAATCTGCCAATTAATTATGCAGCATTTAGTGCATGTTTCCGTTCTGAAGCGGGTTCTGCGGGCCGTGATACACGCGGTTTGATTCGTCAGCATCAATTTAATAAAGTAGAGCTTGTAAAATTTGTAAAACCTGAAGATTCTTATGATGAATTGGAAAAATTGACTGGCCACGCAGAAAGAGTATTGCAATTGCTTGGATTGCCATACCGTGTTATGAGCATGTGTACAGGAGATCTAGGATTTACTGCAGCGAAAAAATATGATATTGAAGTTTGGCTGCCAAGCTATAATACGTATCGTGAAATTTCTTCTTGCAGTAATTTTGAAGCCTTCCAGGCGCGCAGGGCAAATATTCGTTTCCGCCGCGAACCGAAATCAAAACCGGAGTATGTGCATACATTAAACGGTTCCGGACTTGCGATAGGACGAACGGTTGCAGCTATTTTGGAAAATTATCAGCAAGAAGACGGTACAGTTATCATTCCAGAAGTACTGCGTCCATATATGGGCAACCGGGAAGTCATTGCACCGAAAAATTAA
- a CDS encoding deoxynucleoside kinase, with translation MELRTKYNIPSNAVITIAGTVGVGKSTMTKALANALGFRTSFEKVDTNPYLDKFYADFKRWSFHLQIYFLAERFKEQKRIFEYGGGFVQDRSIYEDTGIFARMHYEKGTMSKVDYETYRSLFEAMVMTPYFPHPDLLIYLEGSFDDILTRIKERGRPMEQQTPVEYWKEMHERYENWINTFNACPVLRINISDYDIIEDESSIEPIVERISYILKQSQLIKR, from the coding sequence ATGGAACTTCGAACGAAATATAATATACCGTCAAATGCAGTCATTACGATAGCCGGAACGGTTGGGGTCGGCAAATCTACGATGACAAAAGCCCTGGCAAATGCTTTAGGGTTCCGCACCTCTTTTGAAAAAGTAGACACAAATCCATATTTAGATAAATTTTACGCTGATTTTAAACGCTGGAGCTTCCATTTACAAATTTACTTTCTGGCAGAACGTTTCAAAGAGCAAAAACGCATCTTCGAATACGGAGGCGGTTTTGTTCAGGACAGATCCATCTATGAAGATACCGGGATTTTTGCAAGAATGCATTATGAAAAAGGAACAATGTCAAAAGTTGATTATGAGACATATAGAAGCTTATTTGAAGCGATGGTAATGACTCCATACTTTCCACACCCGGATTTATTAATTTATCTTGAAGGTTCTTTTGATGATATATTAACCCGGATAAAAGAACGGGGCCGGCCTATGGAACAGCAAACACCGGTTGAATATTGGAAAGAAATGCATGAACGCTATGAAAATTGGATCAACACATTTAATGCATGCCCAGTTCTTCGCATAAACATAAGCGATTATGATATTATTGAAGATGAAAGTTCAATTGAGCCAATTGTTGAACGAATTTCCTACATTTTAAAACAGTCACAGTTAATAAAACGATAA
- a CDS encoding deoxynucleoside kinase, whose amino-acid sequence MGGTPFITVEGPIGVGKTSLARAISEHFQFALLKEIVDENPFLGKFYENIEEWSFQTEMFFLCNRYKQLSDINAHYLKNKKPVVADYHIFKNLIFAQRTLSKHEYQKYFKIYQILTEDMPKPNVIIYLRASLDTLLKRIKIRGREIEKNISPIYLEQLSIDYENAINNFEKQNPDIPVLRFNGDKLDFVNNPDDLNYIIKKLSTLLKKGVFEHGTSNEI is encoded by the coding sequence GTGGGGGGAACGCCATTTATAACCGTTGAAGGGCCTATTGGCGTAGGAAAAACATCTCTTGCAAGAGCGATTTCCGAACATTTTCAATTCGCATTATTAAAAGAAATCGTTGATGAAAATCCTTTCCTCGGAAAATTTTATGAAAACATTGAGGAGTGGAGTTTTCAAACAGAAATGTTTTTTCTCTGCAACCGCTATAAACAGCTGAGTGACATTAATGCCCATTATCTCAAGAACAAGAAACCGGTAGTAGCCGATTACCATATATTTAAAAACCTTATTTTTGCACAGCGGACATTGAGTAAGCACGAGTATCAAAAGTATTTTAAGATTTATCAAATCTTAACAGAAGATATGCCAAAACCAAATGTCATTATTTATTTGCGTGCGAGTCTCGATACTCTTCTAAAGAGAATCAAAATAAGAGGGCGCGAAATTGAAAAAAATATCAGCCCGATCTATTTAGAGCAATTATCCATCGATTACGAAAATGCCATAAACAATTTTGAAAAACAAAACCCCGACATTCCAGTATTACGGTTTAACGGCGACAAACTGGATTTCGTAAATAACCCAGATGATTTGAACTATATCATAAAAAAATTGTCTACATTACTTAAAAAAGGAGTCTTTGAACATGGAACTTCGAACGAAATATAA